The following are from one region of the Acidimicrobiia bacterium genome:
- a CDS encoding polyribonucleotide nucleotidyltransferase — protein MPEYSVRGVIGDKEVTITTGKLAGQADGAVTIRLGDTEVLVTATANKKMREGVDFFPLTVDIEERMYAAGKIPGSFFRREGRATERAILTCRLIDRPLRPSFKDGFRCETQIVGTILSVDNVNAYDIISLNGASAALSVSSIPFEGPIGAVRMSLKDGDWTALPTYEELEGSVFELTVAGGRNANGEIDIIMVEAGATEDGVRLINDGQPASDEVTVARGLEEAKAFVAQFIDLQNELAAQVDIPEFEWPLLVDYSDEMAARVEEVARPKYASVVTIAGKQERNAAEDEATEAILTELAIEDEAELATAKKAARSVLKRMMRERVVNEGIRLDGRGLRDLRELTVDVGVVPRTHGSGLFQRGETQVLNLATLGMLKMEQMLDTLSIEESKRYMHHYNFPPFSTGEAGFMRGPKRREIGHGALAEKAVLPVVPTADEFPYALRLVSEVLSSNGSSSMASVCASSLSLMDAGVPIVAPVAGIAMGLIAHEGGFVTLTDILGAEDALGDMDFKVAGTADIITALQLDTKISGLPSEVLAAALDQAKEARLAILQAMNDAIDGPRPELNAWAPRIEAVKIPKDKIGEIIGPKGKNIRELEETTGATIEIEEDGAFGIVRIGTNDADALAAAKEKVMQIAFPPEAEVGETYDGEVVNITSFGAFVNILPGRDGLIHISKLDAERRVERVDDYVTLGDKIKVIVREIDRAGKVNLDLAAPLEPKEGAGERPAAVERDRGGRDRDGGGDSRDRGGRDRGGRDRERGSSRGGESRDGRDRDRNPSRGGESRDRNPSRDRGSEKRDQAGADKPGRRVVSFEDQFESGLDD, from the coding sequence GTGCCCGAATATTCGGTACGCGGAGTGATCGGTGACAAGGAAGTCACGATCACGACCGGCAAGCTTGCCGGCCAGGCCGATGGTGCAGTCACCATCCGCCTCGGCGACACTGAGGTGCTCGTCACAGCCACTGCCAACAAGAAGATGCGCGAAGGCGTCGACTTCTTCCCACTGACCGTTGACATCGAAGAGCGCATGTACGCGGCAGGAAAGATCCCCGGCTCGTTCTTCCGGCGCGAAGGACGCGCTACGGAAAGGGCCATTCTCACCTGCCGTCTGATCGATCGGCCTCTGCGCCCGTCGTTCAAGGACGGCTTCCGCTGCGAGACCCAGATCGTGGGAACCATCCTGTCGGTCGATAACGTCAATGCGTACGACATCATCTCACTCAACGGTGCTTCGGCGGCGTTGAGTGTTTCGTCGATTCCGTTCGAGGGGCCGATCGGTGCAGTCCGCATGTCGCTCAAAGACGGCGATTGGACCGCGCTACCAACCTACGAGGAACTCGAGGGCTCGGTGTTCGAGCTGACGGTCGCCGGCGGCCGAAATGCCAACGGCGAGATCGACATCATCATGGTCGAGGCTGGAGCCACCGAAGACGGCGTCCGACTGATCAACGACGGTCAGCCTGCCAGTGACGAGGTGACTGTGGCCCGCGGACTGGAAGAGGCGAAGGCCTTTGTGGCCCAGTTCATCGATCTTCAGAACGAGCTGGCCGCCCAGGTGGACATTCCGGAATTCGAGTGGCCGCTCCTCGTCGACTACTCAGATGAAATGGCCGCCCGGGTCGAAGAAGTCGCTCGTCCCAAGTATGCCTCGGTGGTTACGATCGCCGGAAAGCAGGAGCGCAACGCAGCTGAGGACGAGGCCACTGAGGCAATCCTGACGGAACTCGCCATCGAGGACGAAGCCGAACTAGCCACCGCCAAGAAAGCAGCTCGTAGCGTGCTGAAGAGGATGATGCGAGAGCGCGTTGTCAACGAAGGAATCCGACTCGACGGCCGTGGCCTGCGTGATCTCCGTGAGTTGACCGTTGACGTCGGCGTCGTGCCCCGAACCCACGGTTCCGGCCTGTTCCAGCGAGGCGAGACACAGGTGCTCAACCTGGCGACACTGGGCATGTTGAAGATGGAGCAGATGCTGGACACCCTCTCGATCGAGGAATCCAAGCGGTACATGCACCACTACAACTTCCCGCCGTTCTCGACGGGCGAGGCCGGCTTCATGCGCGGTCCGAAGCGTCGCGAGATTGGCCACGGCGCACTTGCCGAAAAGGCCGTGCTGCCGGTGGTGCCGACCGCCGACGAGTTCCCCTATGCGTTGCGGCTCGTTTCCGAGGTGTTGTCGTCGAACGGTTCGAGTTCGATGGCTTCGGTCTGCGCGTCGAGCCTCTCGTTGATGGATGCGGGTGTTCCTATCGTCGCCCCGGTGGCGGGTATCGCCATGGGCCTGATCGCCCACGAGGGCGGCTTCGTCACCCTGACCGACATCCTCGGCGCCGAAGACGCGCTGGGCGACATGGACTTCAAGGTGGCGGGAACGGCCGACATCATCACGGCATTGCAGCTCGACACGAAGATATCGGGTCTGCCCTCTGAGGTACTGGCGGCAGCGCTCGACCAGGCCAAGGAGGCCCGTCTGGCGATCCTCCAGGCCATGAATGATGCCATCGACGGGCCCCGCCCGGAGCTGAACGCCTGGGCGCCCCGCATCGAAGCCGTGAAGATCCCCAAGGACAAGATCGGTGAGATCATCGGCCCGAAGGGCAAGAACATCCGTGAGCTCGAAGAAACCACGGGTGCCACCATCGAGATCGAAGAGGACGGAGCCTTCGGCATCGTTCGCATCGGCACCAACGATGCCGATGCCTTGGCGGCAGCCAAGGAGAAGGTGATGCAGATCGCCTTCCCGCCGGAGGCCGAAGTCGGCGAAACGTACGACGGTGAGGTGGTGAACATCACCAGCTTCGGAGCGTTCGTCAACATCCTGCCCGGGCGTGACGGCCTCATCCACATCTCGAAACTCGACGCAGAGCGCCGGGTGGAGCGAGTTGATGACTACGTGACCCTCGGTGACAAGATCAAGGTGATCGTTCGTGAGATCGACCGGGCCGGCAAGGTCAACCTCGACCTGGCGGCGCCCCTGGAGCCGAAGGAAGGCGCAGGCGAGCGTCCGGCCGCAGTTGAACGGGATCGTGGTGGCCGTGATCGTGATGGCGGCGGTGACAGTCGTGATCGTGGTGGCCGTGACCGCGGCGGCCGTGACCGTGAGCGCGGATCGAGTCGAGGCGGCGAGAGTCGTGACGGACGCGATCGGGATCGCAACCCAAGTCGGGGCGGCGAGAGCCGCGATCGCAACCCGAGCCGTGACCGCGGCAGTGAGAAGCGTGATCAGGCCGGCGCCGACAAGCCGGGCCGTCGGGTGGTCTCTTTCGAAGACCAGTTCGAGTCAGGCCTCGACGACTGA
- a CDS encoding bifunctional riboflavin kinase/FAD synthetase — MRVLDGDPRAWPEPTASGFAVTIGNYDGVHLGHQTVLADLAERAGALGGVARAVLTFDPHPMALMAPDHAPRLLTTIEQRIEILEYLGVDTVGVLPFEHVRTMTPQEFVSNVLARGLGARVVAVGSNFRFGHDRAGDVESLRTGGAAFGFEVDVVPLLEGRGPVSSSSIRTMIAQGAVDDARQALGRAFELRGEVIGGDRRGRSIGFPTANVQPPSGMAIPLRGVYAARVRVGARLFPAVVNIGVRPTFDGEEELIEAHLLDFEDELYGKEIGVLFERRLRDEQRFAGIDALVAQIGSDVEAARTALA, encoded by the coding sequence GTGAGAGTGCTCGACGGCGATCCGCGCGCCTGGCCGGAGCCAACGGCTTCCGGTTTCGCAGTCACGATCGGAAACTACGACGGTGTCCACCTTGGCCATCAAACGGTGCTCGCCGACCTGGCCGAACGCGCCGGCGCGCTGGGCGGTGTCGCCAGAGCCGTCCTGACGTTCGATCCCCATCCGATGGCGTTGATGGCTCCGGACCATGCCCCCCGTTTGCTGACCACGATCGAGCAGCGGATCGAGATCCTCGAGTATCTCGGTGTGGACACTGTTGGTGTTCTTCCCTTCGAACACGTACGAACGATGACACCGCAGGAGTTCGTCTCAAACGTCCTGGCTCGCGGTCTCGGCGCCCGGGTAGTGGCCGTCGGGTCCAACTTCCGATTCGGGCATGACCGGGCCGGCGATGTTGAAAGCCTGCGGACCGGGGGAGCAGCATTCGGGTTTGAGGTAGATGTTGTTCCGCTATTGGAGGGACGTGGCCCGGTGTCATCATCGAGTATCCGGACCATGATCGCTCAAGGTGCCGTCGACGACGCCCGCCAGGCGTTGGGCCGGGCATTCGAACTCCGGGGCGAGGTAATCGGTGGTGATCGCCGCGGCCGGTCGATCGGGTTCCCGACCGCCAACGTGCAACCTCCGTCCGGCATGGCGATTCCGCTACGCGGGGTTTATGCGGCCAGGGTCCGGGTCGGGGCACGGTTGTTTCCGGCGGTGGTGAACATCGGAGTACGCCCCACGTTCGACGGGGAGGAGGAGTTGATCGAAGCGCACCTCCTCGACTTCGAGGATGAGTTGTACGGCAAGGAGATCGGAGTGCTGTTCGAGCGCCGACTGCGGGATGAGCAGAGGTTCGCGGGAATCGACGCATTGGTGGCTCAGATCGGGAGTGACGTGGAGGCGGCCCGTACAGCGCTGGCCTAG
- the nusA gene encoding transcription termination factor NusA, whose amino-acid sequence MKIDEQVMEALELLERERGVPVDTILDALANALVSAYKRSPGAAEEARVVIDSGSGDIVVYAQELDEDGNVTKEWEDTPEDFGRIAAQTAKQVIAQRLREAKRDQVYDVYEGREGDLVTGIIQQVDYRYSILDLGDAEALLPGSERMPYERLERGNRVKAFVLEVRNEAKGPQIVVSRSHPDFVRRLLELEVPELLDGTIEIKAIAREPGNRTKIAVSSNDPNVDPKGACVGARGARVRQVVNELRGEKVDVVEWREDKAQFIAEALGPAKVQEVRIDEETETAVVIVSDHQLSLAIGKEGQNARLAARLSGYRVDIRSDLEEAGKVADLAVAEAAIIPTEVADASGPDPIEEPIESAESAESAELDAGDEPAADVAPVVEAADVEAISDEESVEEETPEEPGEGDEFGEIAQDGDTPTEDE is encoded by the coding sequence ATGAAGATCGACGAACAGGTGATGGAAGCGCTCGAACTGCTCGAGCGTGAGCGCGGCGTTCCTGTCGACACCATCCTCGACGCCCTGGCCAACGCGCTCGTATCGGCTTACAAACGGAGCCCGGGAGCGGCCGAAGAGGCTCGCGTGGTGATCGACTCGGGAAGTGGCGACATCGTCGTCTATGCCCAGGAACTCGATGAAGACGGCAACGTAACCAAGGAGTGGGAAGATACTCCAGAAGATTTCGGTCGTATTGCCGCACAGACTGCCAAGCAGGTCATCGCCCAGCGTCTGCGTGAGGCCAAGCGTGATCAGGTGTACGACGTCTATGAGGGCCGCGAAGGCGACCTAGTGACGGGCATCATCCAACAGGTCGACTACCGCTATTCGATTCTGGATCTCGGCGATGCCGAGGCATTGCTTCCCGGCTCCGAACGGATGCCGTATGAGCGGTTGGAGCGCGGCAACAGGGTCAAGGCCTTCGTGCTTGAAGTGCGGAATGAGGCAAAGGGTCCGCAGATCGTCGTTAGCCGCAGCCACCCGGATTTCGTCCGCCGGCTGCTGGAACTCGAGGTCCCCGAATTGCTCGACGGAACTATCGAGATCAAGGCTATCGCCCGTGAGCCGGGCAACCGGACGAAGATCGCGGTTTCGTCGAACGATCCAAACGTCGATCCCAAGGGCGCCTGTGTGGGCGCTCGCGGAGCGCGGGTTCGGCAGGTCGTCAACGAATTGAGGGGCGAGAAGGTCGACGTCGTGGAGTGGCGAGAGGATAAGGCCCAGTTCATCGCCGAGGCGCTTGGTCCGGCCAAGGTTCAGGAAGTACGTATCGACGAGGAGACCGAGACGGCCGTTGTGATCGTGAGTGATCACCAGCTGTCGCTGGCGATTGGAAAAGAGGGTCAGAACGCTCGTCTCGCCGCCCGTTTGTCCGGCTATCGGGTCGATATCCGTTCCGACCTCGAAGAGGCGGGCAAGGTTGCCGACCTGGCTGTGGCGGAGGCGGCGATCATCCCCACCGAAGTCGCCGATGCGAGCGGACCGGATCCTATAGAGGAACCGATCGAATCTGCCGAATCTGCCGAATCTGCAGAGTTGGACGCCGGCGACGAACCGGCGGCGGACGTTGCCCCGGTGGTCGAAGCGGCGGACGTGGAGGCCATCTCCGACGAGGAGAGCGTTGAAGAAGAAACCCCGGAAGAACCCGGTGAGGGCGATGAGTTTGGCGAGATCGCACAAGACGGCGACACTCCCACCGAAGACGAATAG
- the rbfA gene encoding 30S ribosome-binding factor RbfA: MSRGDRMRRVNSLLKQAIAEHVADLKDPRLGFVTITGVETSPDLHNARVFFSVLGAPEERDESLEALRAASSKIRTQVGHEIRLKFTPRLEFVADQAIERGAHIAAILHEIEEKDAAAGDTDGD; encoded by the coding sequence ATGAGTCGCGGAGATCGAATGCGGCGGGTCAACTCACTCCTCAAACAAGCGATTGCCGAGCATGTGGCCGACCTCAAGGATCCGCGCCTCGGGTTCGTGACGATCACCGGGGTAGAGACATCACCGGACCTACACAACGCCCGAGTGTTCTTCTCGGTTCTCGGAGCCCCCGAAGAACGAGACGAGTCTCTCGAGGCACTTCGAGCGGCGTCGTCGAAGATCCGTACTCAGGTCGGCCATGAGATTCGCCTCAAGTTCACTCCGCGCCTGGAGTTTGTGGCAGATCAAGCGATCGAACGAGGCGCCCACATTGCCGCCATCCTCCATGAGATCGAAGAGAAGGACGCGGCCGCCGGGGATACCGACGGTGATTGA
- a CDS encoding ribosome maturation factor RimP: MNDVSASLEKLIGDYLGAERLELDDLEMLGQERGRILRVVIDGPDVGVDHLAELSRGISRLLDHESDLDGSYTLEVTSPGLERKLRRPAHFAKSIGKEVAVRTRIEIGGERNHAGFLVESDDNGMVMDVDGENRRIEFEQVRSARTVFRWERKPKPGKKATRS; the protein is encoded by the coding sequence GTGAACGACGTATCCGCGAGCTTGGAAAAGCTCATCGGCGATTATCTAGGAGCGGAACGCCTCGAACTCGATGATCTAGAGATGCTGGGTCAAGAGCGGGGCCGAATTCTGCGCGTCGTTATCGACGGTCCGGATGTCGGCGTGGATCATCTCGCCGAACTCTCAAGAGGGATCTCGCGGTTGCTCGACCACGAGTCCGACCTCGATGGGTCGTACACCCTCGAGGTGACATCGCCGGGACTCGAGCGAAAGCTCCGTCGCCCGGCGCACTTCGCCAAGTCGATCGGAAAAGAAGTCGCGGTCAGGACTCGCATCGAGATCGGCGGCGAACGGAACCACGCCGGCTTCCTCGTCGAGTCGGACGACAACGGCATGGTGATGGATGTCGACGGCGAAAACCGGCGGATCGAATTCGAGCAGGTGAGGTCGGCACGAACGGTGTTCCGCTGGGAGCGGAAGCCGAAGCCCGGGAAGAAGGCCACGAGGAGTTGA
- a CDS encoding proline--tRNA ligase, with the protein MRWSQAFIPTLRDDPTDAEAISHRLLVRGGYLRQLMAGAYSLLPLMIRVRAKVAAVIREEMDRIGGQEFLLPAVHPAEIWQKSGRWEIMGDEMFRLRDRKGADLALGMTHEEIFSTLALELRSYRDLPQFWYQIQTKFRDEPRPKGGVLRTREFTMKDSYSFDMESAGLDASFDRHFEAYERIFARLGLDAVPVEASSGAMGGSDSIEFMVRSKSGEDDVVFCGACGYAANMERATSRIDAIEDGAVHAEVERFATPGVRTILDLATFEGGAAKESQVKSLVYMIGGEPTLVLLRGDHALVEQKLQDGTGAIDIRPAHPEEIQAALGANPGSLGAVGVKGIPILADQALAGRFNMVTGANQDEFHLRGVDVERDIEVTTWMDMREITDGEACVTCGEPLEVFKAIEVGHIFKLGTKYAEAFGVSVLDEEGAAKTVIMGSYGIGLERNIAAVVETHHDEKGIVWPVAIAPYVVVITVLRADVAEVLEAGERLYRDYQEAGIDTILDDRVERPGVKFADAELIGIPYRVTVGPRGLENGIVEIQDRAGGTAEEVAVGDAISHVIRLIAQ; encoded by the coding sequence ATGCGCTGGTCGCAAGCCTTCATTCCCACCCTTCGTGACGATCCCACAGACGCAGAAGCAATCAGTCATCGCCTTCTGGTCCGCGGCGGATACCTGCGCCAACTGATGGCGGGGGCGTACTCACTGCTGCCGTTGATGATTCGGGTTCGTGCGAAGGTGGCGGCGGTGATCCGTGAAGAGATGGATCGGATCGGCGGTCAGGAGTTCCTCCTACCGGCCGTGCATCCTGCCGAGATCTGGCAGAAGAGCGGCCGCTGGGAGATCATGGGCGATGAGATGTTCAGACTGCGAGACCGCAAAGGCGCTGATCTCGCTCTCGGAATGACCCATGAGGAGATCTTCAGCACTCTGGCACTCGAGTTGCGGAGCTATCGGGACCTACCTCAGTTCTGGTATCAGATACAAACGAAGTTCCGTGACGAACCCCGGCCCAAGGGCGGCGTGCTCCGTACCCGTGAGTTCACGATGAAGGACTCCTACTCGTTCGATATGGAATCGGCCGGCCTCGATGCTTCATTCGATCGCCACTTCGAGGCATATGAGCGTATCTTCGCTCGTCTCGGCCTCGATGCCGTGCCGGTGGAGGCTTCCTCCGGAGCCATGGGAGGGAGCGACTCGATCGAGTTCATGGTGCGGAGCAAATCCGGCGAAGACGATGTCGTCTTCTGCGGCGCCTGCGGATATGCCGCCAACATGGAACGGGCAACGTCCAGAATCGACGCAATCGAAGACGGCGCGGTCCATGCCGAGGTTGAGAGGTTCGCAACGCCCGGGGTTCGCACGATTCTCGACCTGGCCACGTTCGAGGGCGGTGCGGCAAAGGAGTCCCAGGTCAAGTCGCTCGTCTACATGATCGGCGGTGAACCTACGCTCGTCTTGCTGCGAGGCGACCATGCATTGGTCGAACAGAAGCTGCAAGATGGCACGGGTGCGATCGACATCCGACCTGCCCATCCCGAGGAGATCCAGGCCGCCCTTGGTGCCAACCCGGGAAGCCTCGGGGCAGTGGGAGTCAAGGGAATCCCGATCCTGGCCGATCAAGCCCTCGCCGGCCGCTTCAACATGGTCACGGGAGCCAATCAAGACGAGTTCCACCTGCGGGGAGTCGATGTCGAACGCGACATCGAGGTCACCACCTGGATGGATATGCGCGAGATCACGGACGGGGAGGCCTGTGTCACTTGTGGCGAGCCCCTGGAAGTCTTCAAAGCGATCGAAGTAGGCCACATCTTCAAGTTGGGGACCAAGTATGCGGAGGCTTTCGGTGTTTCGGTTCTCGATGAAGAGGGAGCGGCGAAGACCGTGATCATGGGCTCCTACGGGATCGGTCTCGAGCGGAATATCGCCGCCGTCGTCGAAACTCACCACGACGAGAAGGGAATCGTCTGGCCGGTTGCCATCGCTCCGTACGTCGTGGTCATTACTGTCCTGCGCGCCGACGTCGCCGAGGTGCTCGAAGCAGGCGAACGCCTCTACCGGGACTACCAGGAGGCCGGTATCGACACGATTCTGGACGATCGGGTAGAACGTCCAGGCGTGAAATTTGCCGACGCGGAACTGATCGGCATCCCGTACCGGGTGACCGTGGGTCCCCGCGGCCTCGAAAACGGCATCGTGGAAATCCAGGACCGGGCCGGCGGCACAGCCGAAGAAGTCGCGGTCGGGGACGCGATTTCCCATGTGATTCGACTGATCGCGCAGTAG
- a CDS encoding DUF503 domain-containing protein, producing the protein MHAAALRIELRIPEARSLKAKRRVLQSATADLRNRMSVSVAEIDHHDVWQRSTVGVALVATNASELEQRIATVRRMLSERVDLEVIGIGVSHLEDRE; encoded by the coding sequence ATGCACGCCGCAGCCCTGCGGATCGAACTCCGTATCCCGGAAGCCAGGTCGCTGAAGGCGAAGCGGCGGGTTCTGCAATCGGCCACTGCAGATTTGCGGAACCGGATGTCGGTGTCGGTTGCCGAGATCGATCATCACGATGTTTGGCAGCGGTCTACCGTGGGAGTAGCACTCGTTGCGACCAATGCGTCTGAGCTGGAACAGCGAATCGCCACGGTGCGACGAATGCTCAGTGAACGAGTCGATCTCGAAGTGATCGGGATCGGCGTGAGTCATCTGGAGGATCGGGAATGA
- the rpsO gene encoding 30S ribosomal protein S15, translating to MKTTKEIISEYGQHDSDTGSPEVQVALLSDRINHLIEHLRTHKHDHHSRRGLLMMVGQRRRQLNYLKREDVERYRQLIARLGLRR from the coding sequence ATGAAGACGACCAAAGAAATAATTTCGGAGTACGGTCAGCACGACAGTGACACCGGCTCACCGGAGGTCCAGGTGGCCCTCCTGAGTGACCGCATCAATCATCTGATCGAACATCTCCGCACCCACAAGCACGATCACCACAGCCGGCGCGGGCTGCTGATGATGGTCGGCCAGCGTCGCAGGCAGCTCAACTACCTGAAGCGCGAAGACGTCGAACGATATCGACAGCTCATCGCACGACTCGGCTTGCGCCGATAG
- the infB gene encoding translation initiation factor IF-2, with protein MAKIRVYELARELGLESKDVLARVHELGIEAKTASSGLEPVDAGTVRQSYASTEEVQPVSEPEVLPEPEPEPEAETAAEPEPEPTETEDEPEAEQSVGVTVESGVTPEGLSPVISRPVTEIVQTLIQMGEMIGAVTPIPDDALELLADHFNFTIEITRPAPSAKTGSRVRPKKTYDDDPATLVQRPPVVTVMGHVDHGKTTLLDHIRHTNVVEGEHGGITQHIGAYQVDVGGNKITFLDTPGHEAFTALRARGAEVTDIVVLIVAADDGVMPQTIEAISHAKAARVPIIIAINKMDKPGADPTNIRAQLTEYELVAEELGGDITTVELSAKTGEGVEHLLEMIDLVAQLEEFKGNPKPAGEGVVVESQLDIGRGPVATVIVQRGTLRQGDAIVAGPVSGRVRSMLDEAGAKVEAAGPSTPVLVMGWSDVPTAGDAFQAVKNERTARNMAAKSSELLKADEMVIPTARERLAQLLEQLRTQDEADLRLIIRADAHGSLEAIRESIAKIGREGGKITTVQGAVGGISENDVSLAEVTESVIVGFNVRPDAKARRAAEDKGIEIRTYRVIYEMLDEIEQMLVGRLAPDEVEAVIGSAEVRALFRTPRAGTIAGSYITEGEITRGSRARVLRGGIVVHDGRIGSLRRFKEDVRQVSSGYECGIGFETFNDIKEGDVIEVYEVREVART; from the coding sequence GTGGCGAAGATTCGGGTATATGAACTGGCTCGTGAACTGGGCCTCGAGTCGAAGGATGTGCTGGCGCGCGTCCATGAACTAGGCATCGAGGCCAAGACGGCCTCTTCGGGACTTGAACCCGTCGATGCCGGCACGGTGCGGCAGTCCTACGCGTCTACGGAAGAAGTCCAACCGGTGTCGGAGCCCGAGGTGCTTCCGGAGCCGGAACCGGAGCCGGAGGCTGAGACCGCTGCGGAGCCGGAGCCCGAGCCGACGGAGACCGAAGACGAGCCGGAGGCAGAGCAGTCGGTGGGGGTGACGGTTGAATCAGGGGTGACGCCGGAAGGCCTCTCCCCAGTTATCAGTAGGCCGGTGACTGAGATCGTCCAGACGCTCATCCAAATGGGCGAGATGATCGGTGCCGTCACACCTATCCCCGACGATGCGCTCGAGTTGCTCGCGGATCATTTCAACTTCACGATCGAAATCACCCGCCCGGCTCCTTCCGCCAAGACCGGCTCCCGAGTCCGGCCGAAGAAAACCTACGATGACGATCCCGCCACTCTGGTGCAGCGACCGCCGGTCGTCACGGTGATGGGTCACGTGGATCACGGCAAGACAACCCTGCTGGACCACATCCGCCACACCAACGTCGTTGAGGGTGAGCACGGTGGCATCACTCAGCACATCGGCGCGTATCAGGTCGACGTCGGCGGCAACAAGATCACCTTCCTCGACACGCCGGGCCACGAAGCCTTCACCGCCCTGCGCGCCCGCGGCGCCGAGGTCACCGACATCGTCGTGCTAATCGTGGCCGCAGATGACGGGGTCATGCCCCAGACCATTGAAGCGATCAGCCATGCCAAGGCGGCTCGCGTTCCGATCATCATCGCCATCAACAAGATGGACAAGCCGGGGGCAGATCCGACCAATATTCGTGCTCAGTTGACCGAGTACGAGCTTGTCGCGGAAGAGCTCGGTGGCGACATCACCACAGTCGAACTCTCCGCAAAGACCGGCGAGGGTGTCGAGCATCTGCTCGAGATGATCGACCTAGTTGCCCAACTCGAGGAGTTCAAAGGCAATCCCAAGCCGGCAGGGGAGGGTGTCGTGGTCGAGAGCCAGCTCGATATCGGTCGCGGACCGGTGGCGACGGTGATCGTTCAGCGTGGCACCCTTAGACAGGGTGATGCCATCGTGGCCGGACCGGTTTCGGGTCGTGTGAGGTCGATGCTCGACGAGGCAGGTGCGAAGGTCGAGGCGGCTGGGCCGTCGACTCCGGTCCTGGTCATGGGTTGGTCCGACGTTCCGACTGCCGGCGATGCATTCCAGGCAGTCAAGAACGAACGTACTGCGCGCAATATGGCTGCGAAGTCGTCGGAACTGCTCAAGGCCGACGAAATGGTCATCCCGACCGCTCGTGAGCGTCTCGCCCAACTGCTGGAGCAACTCCGGACCCAGGACGAGGCCGACCTCAGGTTGATCATCAGGGCCGATGCCCATGGATCTCTCGAAGCGATTCGTGAGTCGATCGCCAAGATCGGTCGTGAGGGCGGCAAGATCACCACGGTGCAGGGCGCCGTCGGCGGTATCTCGGAGAACGATGTCAGCCTCGCAGAAGTCACCGAATCGGTGATTGTCGGATTCAACGTGCGCCCTGATGCCAAAGCCCGTCGGGCGGCAGAGGACAAGGGCATCGAGATTCGCACCTACCGGGTGATCTACGAGATGCTCGATGAGATCGAACAGATGCTCGTCGGGAGGCTCGCTCCTGATGAGGTCGAAGCGGTTATCGGTTCGGCGGAGGTCCGCGCCTTGTTCAGGACGCCACGGGCGGGGACCATCGCCGGATCGTATATCACCGAGGGCGAGATCACTCGCGGGTCCCGGGCAAGAGTGTTGCGAGGAGGCATCGTCGTCCACGATGGACGCATTGGCTCTCTGCGACGATTCAAGGAAGATGTGCGGCAGGTATCGAGCGGCTACGAATGTGGCATCGGCTTCGAGACGTTCAATGACATCAAGGAAGGCGATGTCATCGAGGTCTACGAAGTCCGTGAGGTCGCTCGCACCTGA
- the truB gene encoding tRNA pseudouridine(55) synthase TruB encodes MIDGFVLVDKGGGWTSHDVVAKVRRLLGQKKVGHSGTLDPMATGLVVLGVGRATRMLRYVQETTKTYIATAQFGVATDTLDADGAVLSRSPMEFEEGDLAIVIPRFIGTIMQVPPMVSALKIDGRRLYDLAREGKEVERQARPVTVTEIEVLDFAPGSYPEVTMRVECGSGTYIRTLASDMGRALGGDAHLIALRRTRVGSLHVEDAHTIDDLEDLESAEAAVLSMNQVLGGELPEVVVSGRDALGVRNGRSLSLDLVPASMGEVPFCVFDEYGELLGVYASNGAVARAEVVLA; translated from the coding sequence GTGATTGACGGGTTCGTACTCGTCGACAAGGGCGGCGGATGGACGTCTCACGATGTGGTGGCCAAAGTGCGCCGCCTGCTCGGCCAGAAGAAGGTTGGCCATTCCGGCACCCTCGACCCCATGGCGACGGGCCTGGTCGTGCTGGGAGTCGGTCGGGCGACCAGGATGCTTCGATACGTGCAGGAAACGACCAAGACCTATATCGCCACGGCCCAATTCGGAGTGGCGACGGATACGCTCGATGCCGATGGCGCTGTGCTGAGCCGCTCGCCGATGGAGTTCGAGGAAGGCGATCTGGCGATCGTCATTCCGAGGTTCATCGGCACAATCATGCAGGTTCCGCCGATGGTCTCGGCGCTCAAGATCGACGGGCGCCGTCTCTATGACCTGGCCCGGGAGGGCAAGGAAGTGGAGCGTCAGGCGAGACCGGTCACAGTGACTGAAATCGAGGTCCTCGATTTCGCCCCAGGAAGCTATCCCGAAGTGACGATGCGAGTCGAGTGCGGGAGCGGCACCTACATCCGGACCCTCGCCAGCGACATGGGTCGGGCGCTGGGCGGCGACGCCCACTTGATCGCGTTGCGCCGGACCAGGGTGGGTTCATTGCATGTGGAAGACGCCCACACGATCGACGACCTCGAAGATCTGGAATCGGCCGAGGCCGCCGTGCTTTCGATGAATCAGGTGCTCGGAGGCGAGCTGCCGGAGGTCGTGGTGAGCGGGCGTGATGCGCTTGGAGTTCGCAACGGACGATCGTTGTCCCTCGACCTCGTTCCGGCCTCGATGGGGGAAGTCCCGTTCTGCGTGTTCGACGAATACGGGGAGCTACTCGGCGTTTATGCATCGAACGGCGCGGTGGCCCGCGCCGAGGTTGTCCTGGCGTGA